tatggtggtttgaagatcaagtgagagatagaagtttgagagagtgttcttcccccattctTCCCccttttcagcgtgtttgagtgttgtgtgaggagagagagtgctgaaaactatggttttggtttagttatgttgggccaagggcccactttgggtccggttgacCTGGTTTGGcccattcggtccaatcttgatccaaattctataaaattggtaccgaaattctcgtctcaatctcctctatcacatttagccataaaaattacatttagggatttctagaataaattctcatttatggattaattatccgttaattaaccgggtcttacaagaGTCATTGCCAATACGCTAAATAGTATTCTTTTGCATATCCTTTCAAGAAGAACAAACTCCTTCCCACAAGTTTGagtaattatttcttctcttgacATCAGGGTCATGTCATTTTTATATTTGTACTTTGATTTCAAGACTCTTGACCATAAGCAATCTTTCTTTTCTACCAATTCCTAATCAATTTTCATTATGAAGGCATCATTTAAATCCTTGGAGTGACGAATTCCTAGGCCTCCCACATTCTTGAATTTTGTGACATCCCTTCAGCTAATAGAGGACATCTTTTTAGATTGTTCGGTGTTAACCCAAAATATTTTCTGTAATTTAGATCAATCatattacaaataaaaatagGAAGTAATGCAATCTACATAATATAAATAGAAAGACGGTAAGAACGTATCTCACCAGAGTAACTCATCCTGCAAGAGAAAGAGAAGCTGTCTTCCAATTGCTTATTTAGATTTCAATTTATCCATAATGCTATTATCGGTATGTTTTGTGACTCTAGAATGAAGTAGAGAAACACCCAAATACATACTTCTCAAGATCATTTGTTTTGGTAAACTGAAGTGTCTCACTGATCTCCTCCCGAATGTTATGGCCCACATTTTTAGAGAAAAAGATTTCAGGTCTTACCATTCTGTGCGTTGAATCCCGCTTCCTGCGTGTTGGGCCAACATGTCATTTACATGTTGATCATATATGTCTGCCACTTCTATACACATGCAATTACAACTGATCAGCTCATTTTAACCAAAAAAAATCCACAttacttttttatattaaaaaaatactatttgtacactaaaatcaaccactaaaatcagtcatcaatgtatttgtgtataaatacatgtgtagtttaatttattttcaatatgtatttatattccaacatgtattttatattagtaattgactttgataactgattttagtatacacgtagcataactaaaaaaaaaataaggctTGTTTTGATGTCAGatgtaaaattataagttagttTGCACAATTGTATTTGCACCTTTTTCAAGAGTAAAGGTATGGCTGTGTGACAACGACCAATACTAAAAGCCTCACTCCATTATTTCCCATTTTTTAAAGGTGGATACTATCATGAAGATTTTACGATTGTCTTCATGTAAAGATGTATCTTTTTTATCATTAGATGTTGAATTATAGGGTTTGATTTGATATgctataaaaatattatctttttttaaagtgTGGCCAAACAAACAAAACACACTTTTAACACAAGACtcttcataagaagatatttttaacaTCTTCATTTAAGTAGGTGCCTTTTTCAAATGCCACCCCTCACAATTCTCATATTTCCTCCCACACACATCCACTTTCTTCCTCATTCTATACCATTTGTTTTTTCTTCGTATCTTCCGTTTAGTTTCCCTTGTCACTCTTAGAACATTTTTCTCTGTTGCCTCAGTAACTACCTCTTTCAATTCTCTATTTTTCATTTCTTATTtagtttttgcttctttttcgttcatttcttatttagtttttgcttctttttcgtAAGACCATACCTTAGATGGTGGGCGTGGTGGATAGAGGTGGGGTCAAGGAGGTGAAGGTGAAAGATTAGTAGTGAGTTGTGATTGCGATTGTATAGTGAGCCCAATAGTGGAACGTGTGGAGAATGGAGGTAAGGTTGGAGAAATAAATATGGTGAAAgatagggatgtcaatggggcagggcGGGGGTGTCTTCCTACTCCTCATCCTTACCTCCATATTTGTTCTCcgttttcatttttgtttctcGGTATGGGAGAATATTATTCCCCATCTCCATTCTCCACAGGGCTCCATTTTCTGTAGGGATCCCATTCTCCATATATctgatagttctaactaattattaatttccatatgaatagagTTGTAAGTATCTATCCTATAAAAAAATAGCAAGATTTCATACAAAAAGTCTAAACGACAAGATGGTAATTTCTTTCGAAATGACACAGTGGGGGACGCAACGGCGAGGCAAAGGACAGAACAGTAAACGAGATGGGAGATGCAAcaacagagaggagaatggacacgacggCAGCGTTACAGAAAGGAACGCCGCAAATAGAGAGCATGATGTGGTGAGGGTGATGGCACAGTGAGGTGTGACGATGCAGTGAGAAGGGATAGTGGTGAGGGGGTGGCTGCAGAGAAGTTGGATGGAGTATGGAGTATGGATAGCGTTAAGAATCTCTGAATTGAAGAAAGGTTATGCAAATGaagattaggagttttgggtttatatgtgtgtgtgtgaaataactaaaaaacatatatgagaaataaactattaaggacaAGTAAATTTGTGAATTTTGGGGATTAGTGGGGACGGGGCAGGGATCCCCGCTCGGATCCCCACGCCTGCATCGGATTAATTTTGTTCCCCGTTCCTATTTCCACAAAAAATTCTCCACAATCGAATTTCCATTCGAGGCAGTCTCCATAGGGATCTCTGCGTTTCGAAAAattttgccatctctagtgaaagaagtagaataaaaatttaaaaaattaaataaaaattaaaaaataattaaaatcttatattttaaaacagaaattttaattttaatttttcatcactaaattatataatacttaGTCCAAAGTTCTAATCTTTTCCATCACAGTCTCAACAAATAATTGTAGCCTAAacttaaacacttttttttaatttttttagttaagtgGATTGGATAATCTCCAATTTTAAGTACAACACATATTCACACACTCTTTACATACTTATCAATTTTTTCTCCTCAATTATAATTAATAGGAGATGAGCTTCAAACTTTTGAGATGGGAAGGTAACGAAATGCATGTGAGCTAAAGTTCATTGGCTTTTTTCTTCTGGATAAAACTTATCATCATGTAAAGTGGGCCACGTGATGAATAAcaggaaaaaaagtataaattgTGAGAAAGGGTGAAAATGGAATACAATAATAAATATGTACCTTTCAAACATTAATTATGTAAATCCAcaaaaattaatgtaaaattcttttctaatattataaatatagagtaatcgtttttgtccccaacattttaatcattttatttaaatttctaacgttttaaaattgactcattgTTGTCCTACCATTAGAGAtccgttaggaacttaaataggacgaaaatattgggaacaaaaataatacatagaaataaattttaattttatctttcaataatattaattttttactatacataatattcaattattttttaatcacatctaaataaattatacttaattatattacttttattttaaataaattatttttttataattttattcttaaagatttttagttatcatgaaatgtttgtagaataattagtatataaatttgcaaaaaagaaaaaaataatatatatacaataaaatataaattatacctttttgtctctaatgtatcaaaattttttaaaattataaaaaaataaatttatttaaaatgaaagtaatgtgattaagtgtaattcatttagatgtaattaaaaaataattaaatactatgtacagtaaaaaattaatattattgaaagataaaattaaattaaaatttatttttatgtattatttttgttcctaacgttttcttcctatttaagtccctaacgtttcaaaatcgtctcaattttgtcccgccgtcaattctgttaacggatccctaacggcaggacaacattaagttaattttgaaatgttagggacttaaataggacgattaaaacATTAGAAACAACTTTAGGACTTACCCcaacattggggacaaaaacgatacctTACTCATAAATATAATATCTCAATGTAACTAGAACAAATGTTTTCctcaaatttttattaaattattatgtgAGTGTAATTAGCTTCATGTACTAATCGCTCGTCTAATTAAATTGAAAGAAATTGAATAATCATTTGAATGAGAAAGACAATTAATTATAGTTATTGATTTAATATACAATTAGACCAGATGAGAGTggtgatttatttttaaaaatttttattgcaCTCAAGTTATACGCATGTATCCATAACGATGTCATATAAATATTTTGtactatttttatattaaaagagtttaattattatatattcatctgaaaaaaaaattatactattatttaataataaatttatatttgtgtgatttaaaaaataatcattttcacataataataatttaaaatttacacaaatttcaattatattggcaaaattaaaataactaatcatcatctaaataaataaatttgaatgaATAACAAGCCACATGATTTACTCGCCATCAGAAGAATATAGGAGTGTGAGATGTGTGATTATAGTAAcacaatcttttcttttattttttctatagatatttattgatattgttcgtcccaacaaaaaataaatctaaactTGAATGTACAagaattttgaacataaaataattattcatataaaaatatctgtaaatacataattattatagttaaaaattattaaataatttaacatatttaactaaattatttaatatcatacatatatatttacctcttaattattattttacatcAAAATATCTTTGTAGAATTTGCCAGCAAAATAAGACCTGATGAACATGCATGTGTCAAGTACATGAATAATATAATGGTGATATGtaactatttaataattaataattaattaagaagcAGCCCTACAAGGtgttccttttcttttccttgaattTGCATTGGATGGCGTAGGAACAGCAGTGGTGGGCAGCTGAGCAGACTGTGATAGCATGGTTCTTGAAACTCCTTCAATGGGGATGCTTTCCTTCTCACTCGTCTTTGTCCACACAAGCTAGTCACAAAATGAGATATATATAACACaccaatattaatatataaataaaaaaagtgtaaagagatattatatttaattatgttgtaATGCATAATTGTATCTATGTATTAGTTAGTTGAGAGTTTTATAATTAGTTAGATGTTGTAACATACAACAGTTAAGTGACAACTAGTTTTATATCATCACTAGTTATTTTAGAGtataaattagatataaaaggggctAATGTGGCATGTGTAAAtactcttttatttgttttttttttcgactAAATACTTTTACATaaagaatataatttaatttttagacagGCTTTAAACAATTTAAAGAATTCAAATATTCAACaatattggaataaataaaagaaacttgTCAAAcatcatatttaattttaatccaaaatctagttaaaaatgataaatctatgaataagttatttaaattatatgcgctctttattttattcatttctaTTCATCAAGATAAATAATACTTATCACATCAAATCAATATCAATTACTACACCTAACTGTTTGATCCATAATATTAGTTATAAAACTTTTATATGTATTATCACAACATACAACTTAGcccaattttaaataatatataaatataatgaaCAAGAAAAAGCCGTAATAACCTGCTTCTTATATTGCACTACACATATAATGACAATAATGGTTTAATTAGCCTCATGTTCTAGAAATtcgttagaaaattaaatttttaaataataaataataaaaaaattggataagcaaatattgaaaaagaaaaataaatattttcaaaaacaaaaaatacacaaatgAGATATGAAAAACTAAATTGATGAATTGAATAAGCGAAGTATATCCAAACCTTGCATTCCAAAGAACAGAAAACAAAAGGCTCCACTAGATTCCTTGTGCATATGACACAGTTAGTGTTGTTTTTATTAACACTAACTCTATCACTAATTACGCTCTTATTATTTGGATTAATAGGCCTTGTAATCAGGAAAAAGACCTGGTAACCATTGATTCTATATGTCTGAATCCCAGTTATGTTCAAAGCATTTTCAATCTCTTTCACTCTCACAACATCATGATAAGATGATCTCCTTATCTGCATTACAAATATATATACCACTTAttaatgaattatatatataataacatgaAATGAATAATTCATTTATAGACCTGAACAACTCGGTGTTTTTCATGAGAATATGCTATGCAATGTGCGCAATATGCTTCATTGTTGCAATCGAGACAGAACATTTTGCATTCATTCCTAGATTGTTTCTTGTGCACATTGCACAGAGAGAAGAATCTTGTCGACAATAGATTCTCAAGCCATGATGGCACCTGAAACACATAATTAAACTACTTATAAGACAAATTGAAATAATAAtgtgaataaattaaaattaattagagGGACAATGAATAATTAAAGCATGGCATTACTACCATTGCCGAGGTTGATTTCATTATCGAACCTACaaaggagataagagagagatAATATGAGAAGAACTAGAATGATATAGAGACTAGCAAATTCAGTGATAGTAAACATAaagcaagtatatatatatatagagagagagagagggaataagagaagagaagggttAACTTTGTGATCAAATTAAAAACTAACATGGAAAAATATATCAGACAAGGGTAATCGTGGCGGTTCAGATGAGAGGATGTTAGGATGGGTTAGATGAGTTTTGAAAGATGACGTGAGAGAGTTGGGGTGACGCAGGTGAATATATAGAAGATAATAAATTGTGAAAAAGGGTTTACATGGAATGTAATAATGACAATATTTCTCATAAATCATATATAATTTCAACAATTTTGTTTAAGAAATTAATGTGATGCATATTTCGACTATTAAAGTGTCAGAATACACTACACTAGACATCTGATGACTCATTAATTAatggaaaaaaaattcaatagttttaaattatattaaacatTAATTGAAAAacattattttttatctattaattttattttttattgttcatataataaaatttattatttttttataatattttttatgttttctcatgcatgttattatttttatagagttcttattatttcttattcatatgagtttcttttttttttttacagtttttgttatttttatggaactttattttattttattattttgtatcgtaattttagtaatttcattaaaaagagcaaattaa
This region of Arachis hypogaea cultivar Tifrunner chromosome 8, arahy.Tifrunner.gnm2.J5K5, whole genome shotgun sequence genomic DNA includes:
- the LOC112705205 gene encoding protein RGF1 INDUCIBLE TRANSCRIPTION FACTOR 1-like, producing the protein MKSTSAMVPSWLENLLSTRFFSLCNVHKKQSRNECKMFCLDCNNEAYCAHCIAYSHEKHRVVQIRRSSYHDVVRVKEIENALNITGIQTYRINGYQVFFLITRPINPNNKSLVWTKTSEKESIPIEGVSRTMLSQSAQLPTTAVPTPSNANSRKRKGTPCRAAS